A genome region from Rhinopithecus roxellana isolate Shanxi Qingling chromosome 10, ASM756505v1, whole genome shotgun sequence includes the following:
- the POP5 gene encoding ribonuclease P/MRP protein subunit POP5 isoform X1, translated as MVRFKHRYLLCELVSDDPRCRLSLDDRVLSSLVRDTIARVHGTFGAAACSIGFAVRYLNAYTGIVLLRCRKEFCQLVWSALPFITCLENKGHRYPCFFNTLHVGVCKVETFHKLLTAVTHMPGTIRTCQKFLIQYNRRQLLILLQNCTDEGEREAIQKSVTRSCLLEEEEESGEEAAEAME; from the exons ATGGTGCGGTTCAAGCACCG GTACCTGCTCTGCGAATTGGTGTCTGACGACCCCCGCTGCCGCCTAAGCCTCGATGACCGAGTTCTGAGCAGCCTCGTACGGGACACTATCGCCAGGGTGCACGGGACTTTCGGCGCAGCCGCCTGCTCCATCGGCTTCGCGG TTCGATACCTCAATGCCTATACTGGAATAGTGCTACTTCGATGCAGGAAGGAGTTCTGTCAGCTTGTGTGGTCAGCTCTTCCCTTCATCACATGCCTGGAGAACAAAGGACACCGTTACCCATGCTTTTTCAACACGTTACATGTGGGAG TCTGTAAGGTCGAGACCTTTCACAAGCTGTTGACCGCAGTAACTCACATGCCAGGTACAATAAGAACATGTCAGAAGTTCCTAATTCAGTACAACAGGAGACAGCTGTTGATCTTGTTGCAGAACTGCACTGATGAAG GAGAGCGGGAAGCTATCCAGAAGTCTGTCACAAGAAGCTGCTTactagaggaggaggaagagtcaGGTGAGGAGGCTGCAGAAGCAATGGAGTGA
- the POP5 gene encoding ribonuclease P/MRP protein subunit POP5 isoform X2, with product MVRFKHRYLLCELVSDDPRCRLSLDDRVLSSLVRDTIARVHGTFGAAACSIGFAVRYLNAYTGIVLLRCRKEFCQLVWSALPFITCLENKGHRYPCFFNTLHVGGTIRTCQKFLIQYNRRQLLILLQNCTDEGEREAIQKSVTRSCLLEEEEESGEEAAEAME from the exons ATGGTGCGGTTCAAGCACCG GTACCTGCTCTGCGAATTGGTGTCTGACGACCCCCGCTGCCGCCTAAGCCTCGATGACCGAGTTCTGAGCAGCCTCGTACGGGACACTATCGCCAGGGTGCACGGGACTTTCGGCGCAGCCGCCTGCTCCATCGGCTTCGCGG TTCGATACCTCAATGCCTATACTGGAATAGTGCTACTTCGATGCAGGAAGGAGTTCTGTCAGCTTGTGTGGTCAGCTCTTCCCTTCATCACATGCCTGGAGAACAAAGGACACCGTTACCCATGCTTTTTCAACACGTTACATGTGGGAG GTACAATAAGAACATGTCAGAAGTTCCTAATTCAGTACAACAGGAGACAGCTGTTGATCTTGTTGCAGAACTGCACTGATGAAG GAGAGCGGGAAGCTATCCAGAAGTCTGTCACAAGAAGCTGCTTactagaggaggaggaagagtcaGGTGAGGAGGCTGCAGAAGCAATGGAGTGA